One Vigna radiata var. radiata cultivar VC1973A unplaced genomic scaffold, Vradiata_ver6 scaffold_146, whole genome shotgun sequence genomic region harbors:
- the LOC106780125 gene encoding uncharacterized protein LOC106780125, with translation MGADWGPVIVAVALFILLSPGLLFQFPARYRVVEFGNMSTSGIAILVHAIIFFCILTILIVAIGIHVHIN, from the coding sequence ATGGGAGCTGATTGGGGACCAGTTATTGTTGCAGTCGCTTTGTTCATACTCTTGTCTCCTGGTCTGTTATTCCAATTTCCAGCAAGGTATAGAGTGGTTGAGTTTGGCAACATGAGCACTAGTGGGATTGCAATTTTGGTTCATGCCATCATATTTTTCTGCATACTTACCATCTTGATTGTAGCAATAGGCATTCACGTACACATCAACTGA
- the LOC106780111 gene encoding uncharacterized protein LOC106780111 produces the protein MGDWAGVVIGLVLFVVLSPGLLFQLPGKGRAVDFCNFQTSGVSIFVHSLLFFGFMAIFLIAINVHIGSG, from the coding sequence ATGGGTGATTGGGCTGGGGTGGTAATAGGTTTGGTCTTGTTTGTGGTGCTTTCACCAGGATTACTCTTCCAGCTGCCTGGCAAAGGAAGAGCAGTGGATTTTTGCAATTTCCAAACAAGTGGCGTCTCCATCTTTGTTCATTCCCTTCTTTTCTTTGGATTCATGGCCATCTTCCTTATTGCCATTAATGTTCACATTGGTAGTGGATAA